aaaattgaaaatacactAGGTTAAATATTAAGTAGGTTGAAAATTTAGTAGGTCAAAAATACAGCAGGTCAACGATTTAGTAGGTTGGAAAATTAGTAGTACATGTTTTAGTTAGgtgtaaacataaaaatcaaaaattgtcagttgaaaatcaaaaatgtcaaaatctACGATTTACGAAGTTTCAAAATTAGGTTGAATTATAAGCCACCAAATAAACTGTTcgtaataaatatgaaattgtAATTATAAACAGATTgcttaaaaacatttcatattttattttaatatagttatacttttattttaaacaaaaaaataaaatctgaaCATAATTTGCATAATGCAgccattattattatgttatcaatataataagtaataaaataacatgttcGGAAAACAatgcactatatatatatatatatatatatatatatatatatatatatatatatatatatatatatatatatatatatatatattatatatatatatatatatatatatatatatatatatatataaattagtaaaaaacacttatctaactGTTATCTTCTACTTAAAGTTTCACCATTGCCGGATCATCAGGAAGAGTTAATAAATCTCAAATAAAAGTcaatttatagagaaaaaaaattttctatttgtaaaatacactaacataatttacatatatatatatatatatatatatatatatatatatatatatatatatatatatatatatatatatatatatatatatatatatatatatatatatatatatatatatatatatatatatatatatatatatatatatatatatatatatatatatatacagtcaactctcgatatctcgaatacttgatatctcgaacttttGAGTATCTCGAACTTTTTTAGCGGTCCCATGGACATAACGTACTAGTTTAGGCTAAAATcctctcgatatctcgaaccTTATTATCTCGAACTTTTTGGTATCTCGAACAATATTTTCGGTCCACAGGGCAATTTTCTCTCGTTATCTCgaacttttcaacattttttttttcaaaaatgttttaataaaatttaatttttttaaattccaattttcgaaaaaaaaaaaattttaattcgatttttaaattcgattttttttaagaatcgaatttctgaaaagttttcctttaatatataatttattccttttgtcaaacaaaatcTAAACGGAAGAAACTTCGTAGtggtaatttcaaaaatgtagacAAGGCCATATACACGTGGTTCGTTGCAAAAAGAAGTCAACAAGTACCAATTGATGGTACCATACTAAAAGAAAAGGCACTAAAATTCGCAGAAGCATTAGGAGAGTTGGATTTTAAATCATCTGATTGTTGGTTTCATAATTGGAAAGAAAGGTCAGTTAAATTTTGTCAAATcttgttcaattttaatataaacaaataacatgtatctgtttatatttaatttatttagttttttaaacgtgtaattaaaattcaattattctgTTCCTATTTTTAGGAACGGCATCAGCTTTAAAATAATCTCAGGCGAAAGTGCCGCCGTGACAAATAATATGACTGCTTCGTGGAATGAAACTACACTTCCAACACTGCTTTTGAATTAcaagcttgaaaaaattttcaatgttgATGAGTTTGGACTATTTTACCAGTGCCTACCAAACAAAACATACCATTTATCACGAGAAAAATGTTTTGGGggaaaaaatagtaaagtcAGACTAACAGGCATAGCAGCAGGGAGTGCAACGGGAGAAAAATTACCTATGTTTGTTATTGGAAAATCTAAAAACCCACggtgttttaaattaaacaacttccttgcacatataaaaatcagctaaaaagTTGGATGACCGGAGACCTTTTTACAGAATGGGTAATGAAACTTGACTCATTTTTTCGTGCTCAAGACAAGAAAGTAGCACTCCTGGTGGATAACTGTTCTGCCCACCCACACATTGAAGGGCTAAGCAACATCAGCCTAATATTTTTCCCCCCTAACACCACATCTGTCCTTCAGCCCATGGATCAAGGCGTAATACGAAGTCTTAAAGCTCATTATCGTCACAAAATTGTGCGTTTGTGTATCAAGGCTGTCGAAAATAACGAACCCATGCCAAAAATTTCTATACTTCAAGCAATGAAAGATCTTGTTTCTTCGTGGAATGCTGTGTCGAAGGAGAATGTCatcaactgctttaaaaaagctggtatcagcaaaacaaacaaGAGTATTGAAGaagctgatgatgatgattcttttaattttttgacagAAGAACTTAACCGTTTGCGAGAGTTAGATCCTCGTGCCGTCCAAGAAGATCTCTTAGCGGAATCTTACATTGGTTTAGATTGCAATGTAGTAACCACCGGTTCACTTGCTACTGATGCTGAAATCATTGCTCAGATTTTAGACCCTAATTTTGAAAACGACGATAATGAAGTTGAAGATAGCGTCGACGAAGCTATTGACGTCGAAGCCCCGCCACGCCCATCTGATATTCAATTAGAAATTGCTTTTGAAACAATTCAAAATGCTTCGCTATACAGCTCAAAATACGGAAATGAAATACAATCCCTAGCACTAAAACTTGAGGATTTAATGAAGATGGAAAAGATGgataatttaaagcaatatcagataacagattttttccaaaagttgtagtttttgttgttaatgatttttgtcagaaaaataacttgttttaatgaaagtcgggcaattttatttattttcaacccttttcttgatatctcgaactctcgatatctcgaactttttttCCGGTCCCCTTAGtgttcgagatatcgagagtcGACTGTATTATGTTATTGTACTCTACAAATAGAGTAGGGGAGAGTTGCCGAAATTGGAACAGCTCCCTAATTGGAACACTTAGCTTTATCTAGAAACTGGAACTTATTCTACTTtcatgaatattttttcttgtaaagaaaataattttctttattttttgaaacttctagtatttaaacttaaaaactgcacgtatgagaataaaattacttttttataaagaaaaaaatttttgcgaTCTAATTTTATCGTTGCATTTAAACGATTACAGAAGCTTAACGATATTGAGtttgatgataatttttttaaattttaaattttaagggTTTCAAGTTTATGTGATATTAAGAGCTTatatcgtaagttgttacttgtatgtaaatattttgctaCAACACCATGGTCCTATGTTGCCCAGAATGGAACTTCAAAAGTTGCCGCAATTGAAACGATGTCATCTCATAACACGCTACTTGACATCCGAATTATCAGAAAATTTCATTAGTCCGactgtataatattttttaaagcgAATTTCTTTTATAGACATAGTATTATTGTTAGAcatttgttgcttttttggAATTGGTATTTAGTCTTGCTTTAAagtatgaaataatttttcacaaaatttttttcatagtctAAAGTCTAGTCATAGTCTAAGGATATAAAGTTGATTGTAAACATCGTatactttaattaacaaatcaaatcaaatcaaatcaatatattttcactttaataataactgtatatatatacaatcgtGCGGGACATTTACAAACAGTTATAAACTGATGACGCGTAAAGACCTATGATGGTATAAATATAgcataataataatgataataataataagtaataaaaaataaataaaaataaatagtaataataatagtgataaatagtaataataatattaaatagagTAATATAATAAGTACtatctatatattttactataaataggtatatattttactatatatttatctatatatattatagtgaTTATCATAAggataatgcaaaaaaaaaataaataaataaaaaatataaaaatcataacaatatcaataacaaaaaatataacaataaaaagaagGAAATAAAGGAAGTAGAGTCAAAGAAGTAGAAGTCATAGGAGTTTTGTTGTGATCCAGCATTTTTCAAGcatagaaaaattgaatatgaattaaattaaaacaaaaaaaaaaaaagaaaaaaaaaaaaaaaaaaaattgttatagaGAATTAAGCGGGACGATTGCATAGAAaatagtttattgtttatttattacatgtTATATGGTTTAGTAGTGCCACAAATTTTAGAGCCATATAACTTTACAGGATGATGAAAATGAGGGTACTTGATTGTGactaaattaacatttatatatttttatgttttatttttagttttatgtttttatttctattttatttttaatttatgagttttatatttttatttctatttcatgggttttatatttttatttctattttatgggttttatatttttatttttatttttggttttatatttttattcttatttttatttttatttatgagttattttcatttatttttatgttacttttattatattaaaaatttagttatagaGAATAACTAGGGGGTGATTGCATAACTGATAGTTCATTGATAATTTTTACtgaagataaagttttttacatgGGTTATAAAGGCATTTCTATTTGATATTTtggagaaaatcaaaacaaatcattttatcttttagtaaaaaataaaatgtaaaagttttacaaaagttatacatttctATTTAACGGATAAACTTGTAAGACAACATAAAGTATATACCCAGCATAAGTTTTTTACTGTATATAgaagttaatatataaagttgCAAACTTTAGTTTGCAACTTTATATATTAatctatataaactatatagtttatatagattttgatttaaatagttaatgattaactaaacaaaaatgatgaaaaataatgattatataaTGAGTATATAATTAACTTAATCATATatgaataacaaataaatatatgaaaaaataagcCTGTGATAAGATTATAAAACTCTCCTTATGTATCTTCATAgtaatttgcttttattttagatgCAAACACCACGAAAATACGGAAAATGGAAAgtagaaaacttgaaaaaggCTGTTGAAGCAATAAAACAAGGAGAAATCAGCTTAAATGAAGCCGCTTATGAATTTTGTATTCCAAAAGCAACTTTGTCAAggcatataaattaaaaaaacaaagttgctGTTGCAAATGTGAAATTTCATGGTCGATTTACCACCTTACCTAATGAAATTGAAACAGAACTAGCTGATCACTGTTTATTATTAGAATCAATGTACTTTGGATTAAGGATTGATGATCTTCGCTGTCTAGCATTTGATATTGCGGAAGCTAACAATATCACacataattttaacaaacaaacacaAATGGCAGGAAAAAAGTGGTATTATGAATTTATGCAAAGGCACCCACAACTGTCGCTTCGTGGGCCTGAATCAACATCAATTGCACGTGCACAAGGTTTTAATAAAGAGCGAGTGCaatctttctttaatttactttcaaaGTTATACATGGAAGAAAAGTTAACTCCAGACAGACTTTATAATATGGATGAAACTAGTTTATCAACAGTACAAGATGGtcagataaaaattattagtgcAAGGGGCAAAAAACGAGTTGGAATTATGACTAGTAGTGAACGAGGAAATTCAGTAACAGCTGTAGTTTGTGTATCTGCAGCAGGATTTTATGTTCCAccaatgttaatatataaacgCAAAAGAATGAAGCCAGAAATAACAAATGGTGCACCTCCAGGAACTGTATTTAGTACTCAAGAGAAAGGATGGATGTCAAATGAAGGTTTTTTAGATTGGCTCAATCATTTCATTAAAGTTGTTAAACctttaaaacaatcaaaagttTTGTTGATACTTGATGGTCATGTTacacattcaaaaaatttggcAGCGATATATCTAGCACGAAATGCTGGAGTGCGTATGGTATCACTACCTCCCCATACTACACACAGACTGCAACCATTAGACGTTGCGTTCTTTGGACCACTTGGTACATACTATGATGAAGCTATGCGAAAATGGATGCGGTCACATATATCACAACCACTAACAACTTGGCAAGTTGCAGAATTATTTGGTGACGCATATAGTCAGGCAGCATCATTGAGAATTGCTATGAAAGGATTTCAGGCTGGTGGGTTGTGGCCTTTGGACATAAATGTATTCACTGATTCTGATTTTACAGCCTCTTCATTTACTGATGTTGGTCCTTCAAACAATCTTCAGTCATCTGAAAGTATAGATGGGATGACAAAACTATCTACAGATAaatcaagtgaaaaaaaattaaaatgtcatgTTTCAGTTTCAACTTTGTCTCTTTTGCCAGTGGTTTCACTtgaagtaaaaaacaaaaaaaaaagatcacgAACAACTCAGGCGGTTGATCTTACAAGCTCCCCATATAGACGTGCTCTAGAAATTACACCAAGAAATCAAAAGCACACACTAAATCAAATAGCTtccaaacaaattaaaaaatctacaaaaaaaaagctcaCACTAAATCCAATAACTGCCAAACTATTGCAAAAACCACAGGAAAGCAAAGTAGCACTTGACTCAATCACCATGGACCAAATGAAATTGAGCACATCAAATAAAATCACCATCGCCACCACATATCACCACTACCATCCCAAGTGCAATAGCTGCAAGAAAAAAAGACTTATGAATTGCGAAAAAAGgattaaatatttgttgtaatttttatttgttattatatcttttaaatatcttttattaaaaagctaatcaattaatttttcctTTGAGCCATAAGTTTTATAGCtgtaatttattcaaatattagaACTGTTCTAATTAAAGAATATATGTGTTCCATTCAAGGAGACCAGTTGCCTTTATTGGAACAAAATGGTGCcttgaaaaatcaaagtttatatCCAATAAGGGTGCGATCAATAGAGTCGAATCATTAATAAAAGCATAGTAGGGTTGtatatctatattatttaattcataaatgttttcatagttaagccatctttggttaataaatattttttcctaaagtgttccaattaaggcaactctcccctacttaaagttttaaacaggGCTTGGGAGCTGTTCGAGAGCTGAAGCTATCTGGAGCTGGTGTTTTTACAAGGAGCTGAGTTGAAGCTGAAATATTTCTAGGTGAAGCTGGCTCCAGAGCAGAATCTTAGCTAACTTTCTCTAAGCTCCTCTTTTTGATAATCTAGCTGCAGTTTATGTTGATGCTAGTTGTAGAATATTTTTAGAAGAGAATCAGATATATGATTAAGCCTTAAAAGCAATATCAGAAAATAACTTATATTAGAGATGCTGAAATATTAACAGTAAGTCAAGAAATGAGAAAAATAGCTGAATCATCTACATCACTTCATATAGTTTTAGGTAAATCTAATTCTGATGAAGAATTagacaaaatttgaaaaagagcttgataaaaaagtaaaattgagAAGTGTGACAAATGaactctttaaataaaaatacttttaacacAAACTTTATGGACAATTACCACAACCAGaagaaaaataacatttaaaagtgAAATCAGCTTTTGAGAGAATTAAGGAATATCCAAAAAGGATACAGAGGTGAGCAGAGTAGTCACTCCTATGGGTTTCTTACAAGAAGTAGAGGGGCTATTTTCTGCACTTGAGTTAATATCAAGCAATTTTGATATAACTActaaaatctaatattttatgaaatattttaatttgtttctaatttatatatatatatatatatatatatatatatatatatatatatatatatatatatatatatatatacacatatatttatatatatgtaaatgtatgtgtgtatatataatataaggtaaagCGGGGCATTAAGCCCCATGTTTTCAAGAACTTTCATttcttctattttaaataagtaaacaaatattaaattcaaactgaaaatgtttttaagtaatagACAACACATATTTTTTCAAGTACAAAagctttaatcaaaaaaattcatcGTCTTACAgtgaaaaaaaagctaaaaagttaaaactaacaatgactcaaaatttaaaaaatggggGCAATAAGCTCcagatgtaaaataaatatattcacaTTGTTTGTAGGTAAATCTCACAGATCTATTCCATGGCTTCAATATCAGCCCCATCTGGAATTCCTGTGCATTTAATATGGTACCAACCATCACATAAGTCACAGCAGACCCATTGTTCTTCATGACCTCCATGAATATTACACTCTAGGCACACGGTGTCGTCCTCATCACTGTCCCTATCATTTCCAGCTGGAAGATTTCTTTTTCTGGTGGTCTTTTTTATTGGAGTGTTATCTTTATTTGATGCTTCATCTCTCAGTCGCTTCAAACATTCATCACCTGTTAGGCTTTCTCCGTAGCGGAACCTGGAGACTCTAGCCGACCTACCATACCCTGAAGTTTGGGCAAATCTAGGCTGCAgttctttaagaaaaaagtcTCTAATAGAAGACTTTCCTGATGATGAAGTAGACAATGATATTTGCGGTCCAGCAGGTGCTGAAGTGTCAATGAAGATACCAATGCTCTGGGTTACTCTAGCAGCACCTTTTTCTGCTAACACAACTTGGGACTTTGGGTCAGTGACAAAACCTGTTTCATCGCAGTTGAATATTTGACTTGGTAGACCGCTAACTCCAGCATCTTGTAGAGTTTTCTGGACCAGCTGAAACCATTTCTTATTGATCTTAGCTGAGGTGTTCTGTTTTTCTTGGGACTACTTTCGGACGGCTTTGCAAAAAGCCACACAACCAGTCCCTACTTGGTCGACCATCGATGAGAGGAGTTTCAATACCATATTCTTTTACAAATTCCTATATTATGCCTTTTACCTCCTCTTTACTAAAACCCCAACCCCACTCAGCAAACACAATAAGGCTGTCTGCCAAGTCTTCTTCTTGCGTAGATGTTGAAACAGTTCGCTTCCCTGGATGAGAATTTACTTATATTTCCCCTTGCACTCTCTTTAAAAGAGCCTTTTTATCAACTCCATTATGCATGGAAGCAGGGTTGGCAGACATCTGCTTACATATGGCAGAATTGTAGGCACCTATCATTGCCTGGCTAGTTGCATATGACTTCCTTCCTAGTTCCTCTCTCTTTTTGTATGTTCGAACCATTCTGCTAAACAAAGGGGGCAATAAGCTCCattatcaaaactatatttaaaacagtattaaactatttctaaaaataagtaacttttgttttcaatttaaactatatctgtgtcatgtttataaaattaaaacattgattttatttatctaatcaattttatttagttgttttaatcACCTTTTTGGCATTTGGGGGCATTAAGCCCCTgctaattaaaacattaatttttataaactaattagtATTTCAATTCATTGATTACATACACAGATATGTAAGataaaagataagttaaaaatagtacttGCTAAGTTTATATGTACTTCTATTTTTCTAGTTCTATTTTTAGTCAAAACAAACACTCGCTAATTTAACGGAAGTTTTTCAACAAGTTTGAAGGAAACGGAAAACTAGATGGAAAAAATCACTCATCTataaattctaattaaatatCAATGCCATTGGTTAGAAACCCAAGTAATGTTGAGAAAAGTTCCGTGATTGGTTAGTTAGTATCTATGATGTAAAATTTAATGTCCCTCTCACTTAATACAATAACATTaggcattttattatataaacggAGTAAATGGGGCTTAATGCCCCGCTTTACCCCatacacataatatatatatattatatacatataacatatatatatatatatatatatatatatatatatatatatatatatatatatatatatatatatatatatatatatatatatatatatatatatatacttacaggGGCGTTGCGTGAGAAAATTTCAgcgaggagggggggggggaaggagGGGAAGAGACCTTGTTTTTCCCAACTGCTTAACATAGTTTTTAACCttaacactgttttttataattcaagAAATCAATTTCTGTCCTTTTTACGAAATCTACTGATTGTTATACTACACTGCACTCACTCTCATGAATTGCCAATTATCAGTATTTATCAACTTCTATTAACAAAACATAGCTTCctttacatatatacaaaatattcaattcaaaaaacgtCTAAAAGTTTTACCCATTCATACTGAAATTGTATCAGTccaaaaaaatgttgcaatttACAAATCCAATAAACTTTACAAACCATTCTGGCAGCATatattgcaatttaaaattttacggAAATGAATTAGTACAAAGGAATAtagaaaatatcattttattacaaaacttaTACGCACAATATTTTATCATCAGTCTATCATTTTTTTGTCTACTGTTTGATTTTAATATGACGTTTCTTCGATTGAACCCATCGCTTAACAAGATAATCGGGATTAACTCCTTTACAAAGTTTTCGCACTTCAATAGCACGTCTTTTTCGCACTTCAATAACACGAGACTATCCAATCTCTCGTCACTCATTGTTGTTCTCAGATGTGATTTTACAATCTTGAGTTGACTGAAAGTACGCTCATTTGATGCTACACCATAAGCAGCTGTGATTACAAAAATGCATAGTTTATGGGCTTGTTTCAATATATCCTTTAACTTCACAACATGGTACAAAATGTCTTGCAGCGTCTTGGCTGGTGTTCTTGATGACTTAAAAGCTTCATCGCCTTCTTCTAAACAGATATCTATCAAAATTTCCATCTAGCTTTTCAGCACATGAACGTCTGGAATATGATCCTTGCATCCAGGAGGAAAAAGTTTGTTTGCTTTCAATACTCAAATTATCCTTATTTAACGGAAAACTAAAAATTTGGTGATAGGAGCAAATACTTCCTTTAATGCTGCCAATTTTTCGGTTAAACCCATGGCTAGAGAGTCTATGacctctttaaattttttccgtTAAAAAGCTTTCATCTCCATTGCTATTAATTTATGGTGTCGTTCGTAATCGTTTTCTGCATCAATGTGTAATTTCCTAGAAAGTATTACTGCACTTTCAATCAAATTATTCAAAGCATCTGTATCGTTACTGATATTTTGTATGTTCTTGACAGAACTTTCAATTACATTAATACTGTCAATGACATTGAATTTTGGACTTTCTAAGATTTCtggtaatatttttatcttctcAATGATATTCTTCATGAAGAAAAGAGTAATAAtgaaatcaaaagtttttacttttttcaaaaatcatattatttGAGGTGCTCTGAAGAAGATCAATAACCTTCTCTAAAGACTGATTTAAAGCCTTAACAGATTTGCTCGTGCGGTCTATCTTCTTCTAGACAGGTTTACAAGCTGTATTGCACTGTCAATGTcttcaagtttttcttttaaatgactAAATCTTTTTGTGCTTGATGTGAAGAAAACATGCAACTGGTCGAGGACATTAACCAATTCTCGTATTAAAGTACTAACATTGCAGGCATGTTCAAGAGCAGTGTTTGTTCTGTGGTCTTGACAAGGTATGTAGGGTTCATTATGGCCATCTTCTTCTGTTATATACTTTTGTACTCCTTTAAATTGTCCAGACATTGAACTCGCATAGTCATACGACTGAAAAGCCATCTTTGATGTGTCAATACCTTCTTTATGTAAAGAAGATAAAATTAGTTAAGACATCCCTTTTCCAGTCTTATCAGTGCATTCGACGGAATTCAAAAGCCTTTCCCGAACCTCACTGTTTTCACTGACTTCTATCACAACTATACTCATTATGTCCTTATGTGACATATTAGGAGTAATGTCGCCCATCACGGAAAAAAAAATGGAGCTGTTAATTTCATCAATGATCTTACTCTTTAATTCAGTTGCAATTAAACTAATCATTTCATTTTGAGACGATGGACTCGTGTACGTAACTCTATATGGACGAAGGGCTCTATCTTCAATCCAGGCTTTAGTGTGGGATTGTGGCAAGAGATAAGATTCACAACTGCAACAAAGTTACCTTGATTAGCACTGTCCGATTCCCTAAACGCTAGCCCTTGGCTTCCCAAAGTCTCACATGTATCGATAAGAATTTCGACAGTTTTTCTATTCTGCACCTCTATTTTTTGCTCTTCTATTAGAGCAAGTCTATTGAATTTATCAATAAGGTGATCTATATGTCCTTTTTTCATAAGAAATTGACAATATTCACTTAATGCAACTTTATGTACTTGAGAGGTAAAGTGTGCCTGAAGCTTTCCAAGTTTGTCTTTCCGATAGCTTTTCATCTTGGACCAAGATCTCAACCCAACATTTATCCAAGCATATTCAGTTTTCCCTTCTTTCCAACACCCTAGGGGAAAATGCggcagacaaaaaaaaatgtggcaTCCTTCTTGGAGCTGTATTCTAAATGTTCAAACTCTTTGTACCACTGGggattaaatctatttttaccGTCACTTAGGAAACTAGCAAGTTTTGGTTGGTGTGGTCCTAACTggattaaatacaatttttgatTATCCGTAATTATATGTGGACGTAAACCAGGGTCATACTTATCGATGCTGATGAATCTGATTTgtcaattataatattttgagcGTTGATAtcgagtttttttatatttcccaTTTTCAATTTctcattttcaaaacatttttagacaTTTCCGCCACAGAACTTGTTGCATTCACAATTTCAATTGCAGTGAATTTTTCATTTACCGATTcttctttacaatattttttataaatgttattacaaTCTTTAAGATTATCTATTAAAACACCCAAATTCCCCATGAGCGAAGCCCAATTTGTTGTTTCACTGCTTACTTCAGTACTATCCAAGTTAAAAATATTCGTGTCATCCTTTTCATCTTGGTCAGGAAACTGGGTTAAATAATCTGATTTAGAATTTAATTCTGTAAATTTCTTTGCTTGTTCCTGGACTACAACATAACCCGGGTTTTCCCCTTTTGCATCATTATCTTGAATTTTtgaacttcaaattttttatcagaagatGTTGTTTCTTCTTCTATGGATATATCACAGGTTGAAGTCGATGTTTCAATTATTATCAAGTCTAACTTTGTATGTTCACTACTTTGTATTTCATCATCCACTTCGACATCGTTACCAACATTCTGAGGTTCcatttttcgtttttttgaAGCTAAGGAGGCTACAAAAGGATTCTACCACCATGATCTTTCATGACTGGTTTTATAGTCGTTATTAAATACCGCTTTGCATACGCAACATTGTAATTTATATCTTTTGCTTTTCATAATTAGTGCTGGAAAACAAACGCAAAATGCTATAATTtaccataatttttaaatgatttaatgtttataaaagttatcaCTCTTAATAAATGTGATAAGATGTAAGAGtcttataataatagaataagaCCAATAATCctattatatattcttattaGGGCTATTACTCCTACAAACCGAATTC
The nucleotide sequence above comes from Hydra vulgaris chromosome 09, alternate assembly HydraT2T_AEP. Encoded proteins:
- the LOC136085172 gene encoding tigger transposable element-derived protein 4-like, with protein sequence MTGDLFTEWVMKLDSFFRAQDKKVALLVDNCSAHPHIEGLSNISLIFFPPNTTSVLQPMDQGVIRSLKAHYRHKIVRLCIKAVENNEPMPKISILQAMKDLVSSWNAVSKENVINCFKKAGISKTNKSIEEADDDDSFNFLTEELNRLRELDPRAVQEDLLAESYIGLDCNVVTTGSLATDAEIIAQILDPNFENDDNEVEDSVDEAIDVEAPPRPSDIQLEIAFETIQNASLYSSKYGNEIQSLALKLEDLMKMEKMDNLKQYQITDFFQKL